One window from the genome of Spirosoma rhododendri encodes:
- a CDS encoding DUF262 domain-containing protein yields the protein MADYSLDTGKKYIMDIFASDRFYNIPDYQRAYVWGNEQIVDLLEDISNALGQDGKQGEKKEYFLGCMIWNTKYIKEANIEYACQDILDGQQRFITIYILQAVIRDISKSDDLKKDVLERMQQKGNIYKGIPERNRIEFQIRNDKDFIDKFIIKDGGTLKEMELSDLIKDKDESISTRNMAKAINFIKEWWLEKEMEIDSDALFQQHLSSFYIYLSTKVLALFLATSDNLDDAYNLFTVLNSRGVQLQSSDILRAQNLRVINDEKLRKKYASNWEEYENSVSAPYKSFDEFLWAMVYIKMKYRSDDNQSLIRAFDFMYSKQNLLEKGSSTFDFIGRYIKHLEVINSNNFQEQSGSGNCFSNINYILTTTFSNIYMVPLMHYRECFGEYGIVEFIIKIDNLYSAYWLLDNRNIQSRTFIILRRMEEIKKEQNNNKIAADQFLIDPTLQYDYVDDKASTAININNLFRIIDEEKWGAFSGTKVNKTRYLLLKLDLILSNINTHLFFSKNSASLEHLMPQKVEGTSWDIEKDSHSEWLHRIGNVVLVDRRKNASLSNSPYSTKRQKFQGAFEARANTNHVFFKYNDWNIDNIKSNHNRIVSLLKEYYSGNSLKTLKDLNKKTEAI from the coding sequence ATGGCTGATTATTCGCTAGACACAGGCAAAAAATACATAATGGACATTTTCGCTTCTGACCGTTTTTATAACATACCAGATTATCAAAGAGCATATGTCTGGGGTAACGAACAAATAGTAGATCTTTTAGAAGATATAAGTAATGCTCTAGGTCAGGATGGGAAACAGGGAGAAAAAAAGGAATACTTTCTAGGCTGTATGATATGGAATACCAAATACATAAAAGAAGCAAATATTGAATACGCCTGTCAAGATATCTTAGATGGACAACAAAGATTTATAACAATTTATATTTTACAAGCGGTAATTAGAGACATTTCAAAAAGTGATGATTTAAAGAAGGACGTCTTGGAGCGGATGCAGCAGAAAGGTAATATATATAAGGGAATACCAGAGAGGAATAGAATAGAGTTCCAAATCAGAAACGACAAAGACTTCATAGATAAATTTATTATAAAAGATGGAGGAACTTTGAAAGAGATGGAATTAAGTGATCTGATAAAAGACAAAGATGAGAGTATTTCTACAAGAAATATGGCAAAGGCTATTAATTTTATTAAGGAATGGTGGTTAGAAAAAGAGATGGAAATAGATAGTGATGCTCTATTCCAACAACATTTATCAAGTTTTTACATATACTTATCAACGAAAGTCTTAGCTCTATTCCTAGCAACCTCTGATAATCTCGACGATGCTTATAACTTATTTACAGTGCTAAATAGTCGAGGAGTACAATTACAATCTAGTGATATATTGAGAGCGCAAAACCTTCGAGTCATAAACGATGAAAAACTAAGAAAAAAATATGCATCTAATTGGGAAGAGTATGAGAATAGTGTAAGTGCACCCTATAAGTCTTTTGACGAATTCTTGTGGGCTATGGTTTACATAAAAATGAAATACAGAAGCGATGATAACCAAAGCCTCATCAGAGCATTCGATTTCATGTACAGTAAACAGAATCTATTAGAGAAAGGCAGCTCGACTTTTGACTTCATAGGAAGATACATTAAACATCTTGAAGTAATAAATAGCAATAATTTTCAAGAGCAATCTGGTAGTGGGAACTGTTTCTCTAACATAAATTATATACTAACTACCACATTTAGTAACATATATATGGTTCCGCTTATGCATTACAGAGAGTGCTTTGGCGAATATGGTATAGTAGAGTTCATTATAAAGATAGATAATCTTTATTCCGCTTACTGGTTGTTGGATAACAGAAATATTCAGTCTAGAACTTTTATCATACTTCGACGCATGGAAGAAATAAAGAAAGAACAGAATAATAACAAAATTGCCGCCGATCAATTTTTAATTGATCCAACGTTACAATATGACTATGTAGACGACAAAGCTTCTACAGCTATAAACATTAATAATTTATTTCGAATAATAGATGAAGAAAAATGGGGCGCGTTCTCAGGAACAAAAGTTAACAAAACTAGATATCTACTATTAAAACTAGACTTAATACTTAGTAACATTAATACACATTTATTTTTTAGCAAAAACTCTGCTTCGCTTGAGCATTTAATGCCTCAGAAAGTAGAAGGTACGAGTTGGGATATAGAAAAAGACAGTCATTCAGAATGGTTACACAGGATTGGAAACGTTGTACTTGTTGATAGAAGGAAAAACGCTTCACTTAGCAATTCACCATATTCTACCAAAAGACAAAAATTTCAAGGTGCTTTTGAAGCGAGGGCCAATACTAACCACGTGTTTTTCAAATATAATGATTGGAACATTGACAACATAAAGAGCAACCATAACAGAATAGTGAGTTTGTTAAAAGAGTACTATTCAGGAAACAGCTTAAAAACGTTAAAAGACCTCAATAAGAAGACAGAAGCTATCTGA